Proteins found in one Desulfovermiculus halophilus DSM 18834 genomic segment:
- a CDS encoding glycosyltransferase family 4 protein, translated as MDLVTITDHDTIGGNLEIAHLPDTFLSEEVTASFPGDGCKVHVLVYDINEKQHDDISRVRENVFELVQYLQAENIFHALAHPMYSVDGMLEVKHFQQLLLLFTYFELNGARDSLQNTVLRRILNGMSQERISELAERYAIAPSGEDPCQKYLISGSDDHSSLSMGFSYTEVPKANCVQDFLRGISDNMHTVHTYEAGPQGLAHNLYSIIYQYYSHSFHFRELMQDKAPFVFLEQTLLPPDQRQGRESEQLIDWEMPGMAFWGTSFWGQFQQAAHAVLSAQPELLEDMQGTDSGPREQSGTWKRFMQRVFAHLSADTGRDMLSKLSRADLLSLFPSLGSMTSLHLLLAPYLVSYALFARDRKFSLKCLQWSKGDRSVQRSNGQHLALFTDTLDETNGVATVIRLRLEAARLTGKPLTVLNCTSGREQESNVASFEPIGEFDLPEYPELKVPYPPILDILAYCYEQRFTCIHAETPGSMGLAALAVARLLGLPFQGTYHTSLPQTVRSLTGDAQLEGLVWKYVTWFYGQMDVISVPSAATADELACKGLPREKMVVQQPGINTSDFHPAKRNGYFQTHYSLPEPVTKLIYAGRVSKEKNLHVLEVIMRTMSQVRNNVYLVVVGEGPYLAEMQNTCQDLPVLFTGYLRGDDLAQAYASSDIFVFPSTVDTMGSAVIEAQASGLPVIVTDQGGPQENMLDGETGIVVPADDKMADGFAQAILRLCDNPELMAGMGRKARSYAQRYSCRESFLSFWNISCQKDGRRDGQIQPERG; from the coding sequence ATGGACTTGGTCACTATCACCGATCATGACACTATTGGCGGGAATCTGGAGATTGCCCATCTGCCGGATACATTCCTCAGTGAGGAGGTGACGGCAAGTTTTCCTGGTGATGGCTGCAAAGTGCATGTGCTGGTCTACGATATCAACGAAAAACAGCACGACGACATTTCCAGAGTGCGGGAGAATGTTTTTGAGCTGGTTCAGTATTTACAGGCCGAGAATATATTCCATGCCCTGGCCCATCCTATGTACAGCGTGGACGGAATGCTTGAGGTGAAGCACTTTCAGCAGCTTTTGCTCTTGTTCACCTATTTCGAACTGAACGGAGCCCGGGATAGTTTGCAGAATACTGTGCTGCGCAGAATCCTGAACGGCATGAGCCAGGAGAGAATCTCTGAGCTTGCCGAACGTTATGCCATTGCTCCCAGCGGAGAGGACCCCTGTCAAAAATATCTGATCAGCGGCTCAGACGATCATTCCTCTTTGTCCATGGGCTTTTCGTATACCGAGGTGCCGAAGGCAAACTGCGTCCAGGACTTTCTGCGAGGCATTTCCGACAATATGCATACAGTGCATACCTATGAGGCGGGTCCCCAGGGCCTGGCCCACAACCTGTACAGCATCATATATCAGTATTACAGTCATTCCTTCCATTTCCGGGAGCTGATGCAGGATAAAGCCCCCTTTGTTTTTTTGGAGCAGACCCTTTTGCCACCGGACCAGAGGCAAGGAAGGGAATCTGAGCAGCTCATCGATTGGGAAATGCCGGGAATGGCCTTTTGGGGCACATCCTTTTGGGGACAATTCCAGCAAGCGGCCCATGCAGTCCTTTCCGCCCAGCCTGAACTGCTGGAGGATATGCAGGGGACTGACTCAGGCCCAAGGGAGCAAAGCGGGACATGGAAGCGCTTTATGCAGCGGGTATTTGCCCATCTCAGTGCAGATACAGGCCGGGATATGCTCTCCAAACTCAGCAGAGCAGACCTTTTGTCTCTCTTTCCGTCTCTGGGGTCGATGACTTCGCTGCACCTGCTGCTTGCTCCTTATCTTGTTTCCTACGCCCTTTTTGCCAGAGACAGAAAATTCAGCCTAAAGTGCCTGCAATGGTCTAAGGGTGATCGTTCTGTCCAGCGCAGCAACGGGCAGCATTTGGCCCTGTTTACCGATACGCTTGATGAAACTAACGGGGTAGCGACAGTGATCCGTCTGCGGCTGGAGGCTGCCCGCCTGACCGGAAAGCCCTTGACCGTGCTCAATTGCACTTCAGGCCGGGAGCAGGAATCCAATGTGGCCTCCTTTGAACCTATCGGCGAATTCGATCTCCCGGAGTATCCGGAATTAAAAGTTCCCTATCCCCCCATCCTGGATATACTGGCCTACTGCTATGAGCAGCGTTTCACCTGCATTCATGCTGAAACACCTGGATCAATGGGCCTGGCAGCCCTGGCCGTGGCCCGGCTGCTTGGCCTTCCCTTTCAGGGCACCTACCATACCTCGTTACCTCAAACTGTACGGTCCTTGACTGGAGATGCCCAGCTTGAAGGGCTGGTCTGGAAATACGTGACCTGGTTTTACGGGCAGATGGATGTGATCTCTGTCCCTTCGGCGGCTACTGCGGATGAGCTAGCCTGCAAGGGCTTGCCCAGGGAAAAGATGGTTGTCCAGCAACCGGGTATCAATACCTCCGACTTCCATCCAGCCAAACGGAACGGCTATTTTCAGACCCATTACAGCCTGCCGGAGCCTGTGACAAAACTGATCTATGCCGGCCGGGTATCCAAGGAAAAAAATCTCCACGTCTTAGAGGTGATCATGCGCACAATGAGCCAGGTACGGAACAATGTGTATCTGGTTGTTGTTGGTGAAGGTCCGTATTTGGCCGAGATGCAAAACACCTGCCAGGATTTGCCGGTCTTGTTTACCGGTTATTTACGCGGCGATGACCTGGCCCAGGCCTATGCCTCAAGCGATATCTTCGTCTTTCCTTCCACGGTAGATACTATGGGCAGTGCGGTCATCGAGGCCCAGGCTTCAGGTCTGCCGGTGATTGTGACCGACCAGGGAGGTCCGCAGGAAAATATGCTGGATGGAGAAACCGGGATTGTGGTCCCGGCTGATGACAAAATGGCCGATGGATTTGCGCAGGCCATTCTCCGGCTGTGCGACAATCCGGAGCTGATGGCCGGGATGGGGCGAAAGGCCAGAAGCTATGCCCAAAGGTACTCCTGCCGGGAAAGCTTCCTCTCTTTTTGGAACATCTCCTGTCAGAAGGATGGACGAAGGGATGGGCAGATTCAGCCGGAGAGGGGATGA
- a CDS encoding sulfotransferase — translation MKIRESKRNSSRLKKWLNPLIVLGILAFFFVFWAAGLGDVVSEPHALVALVDGRGWQGFLLFAALFVLGGALGIPPAIFVVAAGLLWSFPAALHISFLGGLAAASLGFFLSRHVARDFFAAHIPKRISRFGNSPQSSGIKPVVLLRLLFYLFPPVNWMLGLSRIRFCTYLMGSMLGALPGTIAYVFIGDGGIPWLLSQSPLAIAGVAAGGIFMILAWRTGRNIVISRRKPADLEHGQGPKGPQCSAGDQVFSEKCHPVSLSMFGRSARLFIRLAGRTFCPPKPYPRPPSLKRMVVMFLFLPAFALLQIVHWAALLLDEVLFPDYHHVSPKAPVFVVGIPRSGTTFLHRVLARDREQFTTFTLWELLLAPAICERLLILGMSKIDRFLGQPGGRIISWICRRLASSLDDVHPLSLQDAEEDFLLLSPILCCFLLIVPFPFAPEIQKLAFFDDQLQQSERRRVMAFYYTMVQRHLYVFGEQKIFLSKNVSFTPMLESLLAAFPQARLVACARSPVEAVPSQISAMEEGWRLFANPFDTEIFRDRWLDLMEYYYSHLAHVLSSKNEQGYLLFDMHELQEGIKSCVQSIYERLQIPLSYTYASILDQEAEAAASYRSRHRYDLGYYGLTAETVHRRYGQGYRDLKMLAEKTMNYM, via the coding sequence ATGAAGATCCGGGAATCAAAGCGGAATTCTTCCCGGCTCAAAAAATGGCTTAACCCCCTGATCGTCCTCGGTATTCTGGCCTTTTTCTTTGTTTTTTGGGCGGCCGGGCTGGGTGATGTGGTCAGCGAACCGCATGCTTTGGTTGCTCTGGTTGATGGCCGGGGATGGCAGGGATTCCTGCTCTTTGCCGCACTTTTTGTCCTGGGGGGGGCATTGGGTATTCCCCCAGCCATTTTCGTGGTCGCCGCCGGGCTGCTGTGGTCTTTCCCAGCGGCATTGCATATTTCCTTTCTGGGGGGGCTGGCTGCTGCCAGCCTGGGGTTTTTCCTCAGCCGGCATGTGGCCCGGGATTTTTTTGCCGCTCATATTCCCAAGCGTATATCCAGGTTCGGGAACAGCCCGCAATCAAGCGGGATCAAGCCTGTGGTCCTGCTCCGCCTTCTGTTTTATCTCTTTCCGCCCGTCAACTGGATGCTGGGTTTAAGCCGCATCCGGTTCTGCACCTATTTAATGGGCAGTATGCTTGGGGCCTTGCCCGGCACGATTGCCTATGTTTTCATCGGCGATGGGGGCATCCCCTGGCTTTTGTCCCAGTCCCCGCTGGCCATCGCCGGTGTCGCAGCCGGGGGAATTTTTATGATTCTGGCCTGGCGAACCGGCCGGAACATTGTGATTTCCAGACGAAAACCAGCCGATCTGGAGCATGGGCAAGGTCCAAAGGGGCCGCAATGTTCAGCTGGTGATCAGGTCTTTTCCGAGAAATGCCATCCGGTTTCCCTGTCTATGTTCGGCCGCTCTGCCCGGTTGTTTATCCGGCTGGCTGGGCGGACATTCTGCCCCCCAAAGCCGTATCCCCGGCCGCCGTCGCTGAAAAGGATGGTGGTTATGTTCTTATTTTTGCCCGCCTTTGCCCTTCTTCAGATCGTGCACTGGGCAGCCCTGCTCCTGGATGAGGTCCTTTTTCCGGATTACCACCACGTCTCTCCCAAGGCACCGGTTTTCGTGGTCGGCATACCCCGCAGTGGGACCACCTTCCTGCACCGGGTCCTGGCCCGGGACAGGGAGCAGTTTACTACCTTCACTCTTTGGGAATTGCTTCTGGCCCCGGCTATCTGTGAACGGTTGCTTATTTTGGGCATGTCCAAAATTGACCGTTTTTTGGGTCAGCCGGGCGGCCGAATTATATCCTGGATCTGCAGGCGATTGGCTTCTTCCCTGGATGATGTCCACCCCTTGAGCCTTCAGGATGCGGAAGAGGATTTTCTGCTCCTATCCCCGATTTTGTGCTGCTTTCTGCTTATTGTGCCCTTTCCTTTTGCTCCGGAGATACAGAAATTGGCTTTTTTTGATGACCAGTTGCAGCAATCGGAACGCCGGCGGGTAATGGCTTTTTACTACACCATGGTCCAGAGGCATCTGTACGTTTTTGGAGAGCAGAAGATATTCTTGTCTAAAAATGTCTCCTTTACCCCCATGCTGGAGAGTCTGCTCGCGGCTTTTCCTCAGGCCCGTCTGGTAGCCTGCGCCCGTTCCCCTGTGGAAGCAGTGCCCTCCCAGATCAGTGCCATGGAAGAAGGCTGGCGGCTGTTTGCCAACCCCTTCGACACCGAGATTTTTCGTGATAGATGGTTGGACTTGATGGAGTATTATTATTCTCATCTGGCCCATGTGTTGTCCTCAAAGAATGAGCAGGGGTATTTGCTGTTTGATATGCATGAGCTTCAAGAAGGGATAAAAAGTTGTGTCCAGAGCATATATGAACGCTTGCAAATCCCACTATCCTATACGTATGCCAGCATCCTGGATCAGGAGGCGGAGGCGGCTGCATCTTATCGCAGCAGACACCGTTATGATCTGGGATATTATGGATTGACTGCAGAAACTGTGCACAGGAGATATGGTCAAGGTTACCGAGATTTGAAGATGTTGGCGGAAAAAACAATGAACTATATGTAA
- a CDS encoding zf-TFIIB domain-containing protein, producing the protein MKCPVCKDTNLVMTDRQGIEIDYCPECRGVWLDRGELDKIIERTMSEQAPSMQENDRRDQGKHHDKEDRYEKKKKKKSLLGELLDF; encoded by the coding sequence ATGAAATGTCCGGTATGTAAAGACACAAATCTGGTTATGACCGATCGGCAAGGAATCGAGATCGATTATTGCCCAGAATGTCGTGGAGTTTGGCTGGACCGGGGAGAACTGGACAAAATCATTGAACGGACCATGTCTGAACAGGCTCCTTCAATGCAGGAAAATGATCGGAGGGATCAGGGAAAGCACCACGACAAGGAGGATCGTTACGAAAAAAAGAAAAAGAAGAAGTCCTTACTTGGAGAGCTTCTTGATTTCTAA
- a CDS encoding MFS transporter, which produces MVFHLEKNQRKTAVAAGVIGNIMEWYDFALYGYMASILAALFFPSENTVASLLATYGVFAAGFIMRPLGSAAFGWLGDTVSRSTAMFISVAMMAIPTVVLGLLPTYESIGLAAPILLVLVRLTQGLSVGGEFSSSVTYLVETSPADKRGLSGSYANVGSMAGMLLGSGMAALTTNLLPSDTVHAWGWRLPFLFGAILGLIAIWLRRNLPKSSQLQDHDTQRGETSPLKEAFTANIKETIQAILVASSYGALFYISLVFLPNWLKEYIGFPLNQAMTYNTLATALLLVLVPVMGWLSDRFIRRTRIVAISLGLFAFSAYPLLAWLEGGSIVAVIVVQILFAVFIAVLCGVAPAMFVELFPTKDRLSGYSVAYNLGLGVVGGATPMISTWLISITGNKNALAGIMICVAVIGVAALFWMRDRSREQLR; this is translated from the coding sequence GTGGTTTTCCATCTGGAAAAGAATCAACGCAAGACTGCTGTTGCTGCGGGTGTGATCGGCAACATAATGGAGTGGTATGATTTTGCACTCTACGGCTACATGGCCTCTATCCTGGCAGCCCTCTTCTTCCCCAGCGAAAATACCGTGGCTTCACTCTTGGCTACATATGGCGTGTTCGCTGCCGGTTTCATCATGCGCCCCTTGGGCTCGGCCGCCTTCGGCTGGCTGGGGGACACCGTCAGCCGAAGCACTGCCATGTTTATCTCCGTGGCCATGATGGCTATTCCCACGGTGGTATTGGGACTTTTGCCCACATATGAATCCATAGGTTTGGCCGCCCCAATTCTTCTGGTTCTTGTCCGGCTGACACAGGGACTCTCGGTTGGGGGAGAGTTTTCAAGCTCTGTGACTTACCTTGTCGAGACCTCCCCTGCAGACAAACGGGGGCTCTCCGGCAGCTATGCCAATGTGGGCAGCATGGCCGGGATGCTTCTGGGATCTGGCATGGCCGCTCTAACAACCAACCTGTTGCCCAGCGATACGGTCCATGCCTGGGGATGGCGGCTGCCTTTTCTTTTTGGGGCCATCCTTGGTCTTATCGCCATCTGGCTGCGGCGTAACTTGCCCAAGTCATCCCAACTTCAAGACCACGACACCCAACGAGGGGAGACTTCTCCCCTGAAGGAAGCCTTCACGGCAAACATAAAAGAAACCATCCAGGCCATCCTCGTGGCTTCATCGTATGGGGCGCTATTCTACATCTCACTTGTTTTCCTGCCCAACTGGCTCAAAGAGTACATCGGCTTTCCCCTCAACCAGGCAATGACCTACAACACATTGGCCACGGCTCTCCTGCTTGTGCTGGTCCCGGTCATGGGCTGGTTAAGCGACCGTTTCATCAGGCGAACTCGCATTGTAGCCATCTCTCTGGGGCTTTTCGCCTTCAGTGCTTATCCCCTGCTTGCTTGGCTTGAAGGAGGAAGCATCGTGGCAGTAATCGTTGTTCAGATTCTCTTTGCGGTCTTCATTGCCGTGCTTTGCGGGGTGGCCCCAGCCATGTTCGTGGAACTCTTTCCCACCAAAGACCGGCTTTCCGGATATTCTGTGGCCTACAACCTCGGTCTGGGGGTTGTGGGCGGGGCGACTCCTATGATTTCGACCTGGCTGATTTCTATCACCGGGAACAAAAACGCCTTGGCCGGAATCATGATCTGCGTCGCCGTTATCGGGGTGGCTGCCCTTTTCTGGATGCGCGACCGCAGCAGGGAACAGCTCAGATAG
- the mntA gene encoding type VII toxin-antitoxin system MntA family adenylyltransferase antitoxin, whose protein sequence is MDRMVDLIQANFEVDAIYLYGSRAKGRERPDSDWDLAVLFSVFEPDLFERVLRPQKVEEVLQRELLMYDQVSVVDLEIVPPALQMNIIMGQRIYDRLVPHVRRVEYSIISKIEKDYVYD, encoded by the coding sequence ATGGATAGGATGGTGGATCTCATCCAGGCTAATTTTGAAGTAGATGCCATCTATCTCTATGGTTCCCGGGCCAAGGGCAGGGAACGGCCGGACAGTGACTGGGATCTGGCAGTCTTGTTTTCCGTGTTTGAGCCCGATCTCTTTGAACGAGTGCTGCGACCGCAGAAAGTGGAGGAGGTCCTGCAGAGGGAGCTATTGATGTATGATCAGGTTTCTGTTGTGGATTTGGAAATTGTTCCCCCTGCATTGCAGATGAATATCATCATGGGCCAGAGGATCTATGACCGGCTGGTTCCCCATGTGCGCCGGGTCGAATACTCGATCATATCCAAGATTGAAAAGGACTATGTATATGACTGA
- the hepT gene encoding type VII toxin-antitoxin system HepT family RNase toxin produces the protein MTDRDYLYEQEQQQHITRMLRILDAYQVKNNLTETDMLAIERGLQVLVESLIGFSRYVADVYLGIKVSKSREAIDVLKRNGIINTDEHKMLQSMVGCRNVLVHDYLNVDETIIQAIVMKKEYACIAKIFAKIQGVL, from the coding sequence ATGACTGACCGGGATTACCTGTATGAGCAGGAGCAACAACAGCATATTACCAGGATGCTGCGGATCTTGGATGCCTATCAGGTGAAGAACAATCTGACTGAAACCGATATGCTGGCCATTGAGCGTGGTTTGCAGGTTTTGGTGGAATCACTTATTGGATTCTCCAGGTATGTTGCAGATGTCTATTTGGGGATTAAGGTTTCCAAAAGCAGAGAAGCCATAGATGTTTTGAAACGAAACGGGATTATTAATACTGATGAGCATAAGATGTTGCAAAGCATGGTCGGGTGTCGCAATGTCCTGGTTCATGATTATCTCAATGTCGATGAAACGATTATTCAGGCTATAGTTATGAAAAAAGAGTACGCATGCATTGCCAAAATCTTTGCTAAAATCCAGGGAGTACTTTGA
- a CDS encoding sodium:calcium antiporter, which produces MIEEVLIWAAVAVVGTAVVWKGSGLLEVASERLSIYYGLPDIVQGSIIVAIGSSFPELATVVVSTLVHGTFELGVSAIVGSALFNILIIPALSGLLGNEQLTSNRDLVYKESQFYMIAIAVLLLTFSFAVIYHPVPSADGLLMGEMTRGLALLPLGLYAVYIFIQYQDSIEFVSEVDGSYVRPEAEWLTLGLALGLILVGVEGLVRAAVNFGRILDTPDFLWGITIVAAGTSIPDGFVSVRAAQNGRSLTSTANVLGSNIFDLLCCIPLGILIAGTATINFSLTAPLMAVLTLATLILFLMMRTHMVLTRQEALGLLGFYALFVIWAALESFQAIDVLAYIPHR; this is translated from the coding sequence TTGATCGAAGAGGTGCTGATCTGGGCTGCTGTTGCTGTTGTGGGGACTGCTGTTGTCTGGAAGGGAAGCGGCCTGCTTGAAGTGGCCAGTGAACGGCTTTCCATCTACTATGGGCTGCCGGATATCGTCCAGGGATCGATCATTGTGGCTATCGGGTCCAGCTTTCCGGAGCTGGCTACGGTGGTTGTTTCCACTCTGGTTCACGGGACATTCGAGCTCGGCGTTTCGGCAATCGTCGGCTCGGCCCTGTTCAATATCTTGATTATTCCCGCCTTGTCCGGCTTGCTGGGAAATGAGCAGCTGACCTCGAATCGAGACCTGGTGTACAAGGAAAGCCAGTTCTATATGATCGCCATAGCGGTCCTGCTGCTGACCTTCTCTTTTGCTGTCATCTATCACCCTGTTCCGTCTGCGGATGGTTTGCTCATGGGAGAGATGACCCGGGGGTTGGCCCTGCTCCCCTTGGGCCTGTACGCGGTGTATATTTTCATCCAATACCAGGACAGCATAGAATTTGTGTCTGAGGTGGACGGATCGTATGTCCGGCCGGAGGCCGAATGGCTCACATTGGGGCTGGCCCTGGGGTTGATCCTGGTCGGGGTCGAGGGCTTGGTCCGGGCGGCGGTGAATTTCGGCCGGATCCTGGATACCCCGGACTTTCTATGGGGTATAACCATCGTGGCTGCCGGAACATCCATCCCGGATGGCTTTGTTTCGGTCCGAGCGGCCCAAAACGGCCGCAGCCTGACCAGCACGGCCAATGTGCTGGGCAGCAATATCTTTGATCTCCTGTGCTGTATTCCCCTAGGGATCCTCATCGCCGGGACAGCAACCATAAATTTCTCCCTGACCGCTCCGCTCATGGCAGTCCTCACCCTGGCCACTCTGATCCTGTTCTTGATGATGCGCACCCATATGGTCCTCACCCGGCAGGAAGCGTTGGGCTTGCTCGGGTTCTATGCCCTTTTCGTCATCTGGGCCGCTCTGGAGAGCTTTCAGGCCATAGATGTGCTGGCCTACATCCCGCATCGATGA
- a CDS encoding TRAP transporter substrate-binding protein yields the protein MNRLTALGGFILLAVLSGTVEAKEIVLNYANFPPAQTFPCVQMERWKAEVEERTNGKVQINTFPGGTLLGAKAMFRGVAQGQADIGCSSMAYLPGVFPLTSAVGLPVGFTSAETASLVLWDVYTKYAPEEFSEVKVLTMFTSAPSNLMSKKRVAALEDFQGLEIRASGSLSRSLELLGATPVSMPMSETPEALQKGVVQGLLSSLEVLKDFNYAAYCPYQTILNLQVYPFAVVMNKDVWNSLPADVQEVMNDLGPEQAEWTGEYMDRHVQEALAYAQQEHSTQVDRLPDTDMREMQAKVAPIIEEWKQEAADAGLPAEEIYQDMLALKERYAQDEQ from the coding sequence ATGAACAGACTGACGGCACTCGGGGGCTTTATCCTGCTTGCAGTCCTGAGCGGAACGGTGGAGGCCAAGGAGATTGTGCTCAATTACGCCAACTTCCCCCCGGCCCAGACCTTTCCCTGTGTGCAGATGGAGCGGTGGAAGGCCGAGGTCGAGGAGCGAACCAACGGCAAGGTCCAGATCAATACTTTTCCCGGCGGGACCCTGCTCGGGGCCAAGGCCATGTTTCGGGGAGTGGCCCAGGGCCAGGCGGATATCGGCTGTTCGAGCATGGCCTATCTGCCGGGGGTCTTTCCTCTGACCTCAGCCGTGGGGCTGCCGGTGGGTTTTACCTCAGCGGAAACAGCCAGCCTAGTATTGTGGGATGTGTACACCAAGTATGCGCCGGAGGAGTTTTCCGAAGTTAAGGTGCTGACCATGTTTACCTCTGCCCCCTCCAATCTGATGTCTAAGAAAAGAGTTGCGGCTTTGGAAGATTTCCAGGGCCTGGAAATCAGAGCTTCTGGGAGCTTGTCCCGGAGCCTGGAACTGTTGGGGGCCACTCCGGTGTCCATGCCCATGTCCGAGACGCCGGAAGCCCTGCAAAAGGGGGTTGTCCAGGGCCTGCTGTCTTCCCTGGAAGTCCTCAAGGATTTCAATTACGCCGCCTATTGTCCGTATCAGACGATTTTAAACCTTCAGGTCTATCCGTTTGCCGTGGTCATGAATAAAGATGTCTGGAACAGCCTGCCTGCGGATGTCCAGGAAGTGATGAATGATCTGGGACCGGAGCAGGCCGAATGGACCGGGGAGTATATGGACCGGCATGTTCAGGAGGCGCTGGCCTATGCACAACAAGAGCATTCCACACAGGTGGACAGGCTCCCGGACACGGATATGCGGGAGATGCAGGCCAAGGTAGCTCCGATTATCGAGGAATGGAAACAGGAAGCCGCGGACGCAGGTCTGCCCGCAGAGGAGATATACCAGGATATGCTGGCCTTGAAAGAAAGATATGCACAAGATGAGCAATAA